One Salvia splendens isolate huo1 chromosome 12, SspV2, whole genome shotgun sequence genomic window carries:
- the LOC121759155 gene encoding geranylgeranyl pyrophosphate synthase, chloroplastic-like gives MNLVDAWAQNLSFFKQPFPSKSPIGFIHHPKFEPLFLKSRRPISSLGVSAVLTVEEARLTTRRDDAPFDFNAYVVEKANHVNKALDDAVAVGNPPMIHDAMRYSLLAGGKRVRPMLCIAACDIVGGAQAAAIPAACAVEMIHTMSLIHDDLPCMDNDDLRRGKPTNHKVFGENVAVLAGDALLAYAFEFMAKATVGVAAERILAAVGELAKAIGTEGLVAGQVVDLHCTGDANVGLETLEYIHIHKTAALLEASVVLGAIMGGGSSEQVEKLRTFARKIGLLFQVVDDILDVTKSSEELGKTAGKDLATDKTTYPKLLGLEKAIEFAEKLNEEAKAQLDGFDPSKSAPLLALADYIAHRQN, from the exons atGAATCTGGTCGATGCGTGGGCCCAGAATCTCTCATTCTTCAAGCAGCCATTCCCCTCCAAATCCCCCATCGGATTCATCCACCACCCCAAATTCGAACCCCTTTTCCTCAAATCGCGCAGGCCTATTTCCTCCCTCGGCGTCTCCGCCGTCCTCACCGTCGAGGAGGCCAGACTCACCACTCGCAGAGACGACGCTCCCTTCGATTTCAACGCCTACGTCGTCGAGAAGGCGAACCACGTCAACAAGGCGCTCGACGACGCTGTCGCTGTCGGGAATCCGCCGATGATCCACGATGCGATGCGCTACTCCCTCCTCGCCGGCGGCAAGCGCGTCCGCCCCATGCTCTGCATCGCCGCCTGCGACATCGTCGGCGGCGCTCAGGCCGCGGCGATCCCCGCCGCCTGCGCCGTCGAGATGATCCACACGATGTCGCTCATCCACGACGATCTCCCCTGTATGGACAATGACGACCTCCGCCGCGGCAAGCCTACTAATCACAAGGTCTTCGGCGAGAACGTCGCCGTGCTTGCAG GTGATGCTCTGTTGGCGTACGCGTTTGAATTCATGGCGAAGGCGACGGTTGGGGTGGCGGCGGAGAGGATATTGGCGGCGGTGGGAGAGCTGGCGAAGGCGATCGGGACGGAGGGGCTGGTGGCGGGGCAGGTGGTGGATCTCCACTGCACCGGCGACGCAAATGTAGGGTTAGAGACATTGGAATACATACACATTCACAAAACTGCAGCATTATTAGAAGCATCGGTAGTTTTGGGGGCAATCATGGGAGGTGGAAGCAGCGAACAAGTCGAGAAATTAAGAACATTTGCTAGGAAAATTGGTCTCCTTTTCCAAGTTGTGGATGACATTTTGGATGTGACAAAGTCGTCGGAGGAGTTAGGGAAGACGGCCGGGAAGGACTTGGCCACCGACAAGACTACGTATCCGAAGCTGCTGGGGCTGGAGAAGGCCATTGAGTTTGCGGAGAAGCTCAACGAGGAGGCGAAGGCGCAGCTGGATGGCTTCGACCCGAGCAAGTCGGCCCCGCTGTTGGCGCTGGCCGATTACATTGCTCATAGGCAGAACTAG